The following DNA comes from Laspinema palackyanum D2c.
AAAGCTCCGTGCACAAGGGAAGAAAGTCCGCGTTATCTCCATGCCAAGCTGTGAACTGTTCGACGAGCAAGACGAAGCCTATCGTGAATCTGTCCTACCTCAAGCAGTTAAGAAACGCCTGGTGGTAGAAGCCGGTTCCAGCTATGGCTGGCATCGTTACTTCGGCGATCAAGGTTCCTCGATCAGTGTCGATCGCTTCGGTGCTTCCTCTCCGGGTGAGGTGGCGTTGGAACGGTTTGGATATACAGTGGATAATATTGTGTCCAAAGCCTCGGCGCTCTAAGTATAACCTACAAGAAGCGTAGGGGATTGTTTCCTGGAACAACCCCCTGGTGCTATACAATAAAAAGGCTCTCTAATCTTAGGGAGCCTTTTTATTGATTATGTCTTTCCCAGCCCCGATGCAGGATCACGAATGTTCTTCAAAAACCTGCCATTTTTGGACCTTTGAAAACCGGATTGATTCAATTCGGGTTGGTGAACAATCCGGTCAGTTAAACTCTAATACTCCATACGGTATTTAAAGGTCTATAAAAACGGATTGTAGGGGCTTCGATGTGCAGGCCCCTACAAATATAGCTTGACGCCGCTGGTTTTTATAGACTTATCAGTACCGTATGGAGTATAAGGTGGAAATCAGAAAGCCGGTATTTTGATTCAGATGCAACCCTCTGGACCAGTCCCCTCAGAAACAAAATGCAGTAACATCAGACAAGATGCTACCGCATTTATAACTTGATTAAAGCTTAGGCCAAAATTCCCAGATTTTTGTAGGTTTAGCGATAAGTTGTAGAGGAGCGACCTGCTACTTCTTCCCGATCGCGAGCGGGATCGGCATAATAAGTAGGGGATTCCTGGCGATTACGACCGGCTAAACCAGCCAGACCCAGTAAGCCTAACAAGCCTAGTAAGCCCCAATCTCCATTATCATTCTCTTCTTCGACGCTTCGAGTCCCTTCTCGGGTCTCATAAACCTCTTGGGTGTCAGTTCCCGGGTTTGTTTGAGTTCCGGGGTTCATTTGAGCGGAGGCGGGTAAAATGGAAGGGGCGATAGCTAAACCTGCACTGAGAACAGTGGCGCTTAAAATTGTGGACAATTTAGAACTCTTCATAAAAAGGAGTCTCCTTAAACATTGCTTGCTTGCTTGTAACCAATCTATCTACAATCACAGGAAGCCGCATCAATCTTTAGATGTAAACTCTGTTGGAACCCAGTTATTCCTGAAGAAATAGACAAGGGGGAAAACACAGTATATAGCTTAGGAAAATACCCTCAAACTTAAAGCGGGAGACAGAAGGAGGCTCTGGCTATAGGTCTGGCGATCGCCCAGTAAAATCGGGATTCTAGGGTTTACACAGCAGTCCCGGCAAGGGTTTCTCCTCGTTGCATTAAAAGGCTAGAAACGAGCGCGATCGCCACCAAAGAGGACCTGTTGATTTCGGTGAAATTTTCCCAGGGATTTAAACCCCTCAAGAAATTCCTTCCATTCACATCCGAGGTCATCCCAAGATTAAACCCCACGAGGGTTGATATCACTACAAAAACGGGAATCCGATAAAAATTAGGGGTTGAAAACGGAGAATCACCCCAAGATGGCCTGTAGTCTCAGATAACAGCGGGGGTTGCTATGTCATCAAATATAGATAAAAAAAATCTAAAAGGGTAATCAAGTAGGCTGGGCCACCACAACCCAGGTTTTAGGCCCGTTGCTTATCAATGTAGAAAGAGCAGGCATTAATATAAGTGGCCGGAATTTTCCCGGACAACTTGGGGGAAACATAACAGTCATCCGATCCGGGGAAGCAGACAACGGGTGCAGTCAGTTATGGGAAAATCCCCTTCTATCCGCCAAGATAGGCCCATTAGGAACCGGATTTCCTGAAGCTCAACTCGACTTAGCCTCCTCCAAACGCGATCGCCAAGCGGCACTTAAGGGGACCCCATCACCTCAGTAACCGAGACCCCTTGTCCGCGATCGGGTATAATAAACAAACAGTTGATCGTGCTTCATCCACACTATCCGGTCTTGATCGGGAGATATCTTCCTCTACAGATAGAGGCGATCGAGATAGTTGTGACCTTTAATTTGAGTGAAAGCACATTCACTTGTCGAACTTAGTAAGGAGTATTGGATGTCAGACTTGATACAATCCGTCCTAAAATGTGACGAAAAAATCGATCTGCGTCAGTTTGCCAGCGAATTACGCACCACAGGGCAGCAGTATTTTTTGAGAAATGATATCGTCCGAGCTTTCTCAGATTACTGCACAAACCATAAAAAGCCCTCAGATTTTTATCAATCTTCCTATCTAGGAAAACTGATTTTATATACCCAGGAAATCATTCTGGAAAACGAAAGCCTCTGCATGATTATCCGGCCTAAGATTGCCTCTCAGGAAATCTTTCGGATCTTAGAGGACCTCACCGTAGAACCCATGACCGTGCAGGAATTGCTCGATTTGCGCGATCGCCTGGTCAATCAGCACCACCCCAACGACGGCGATGTCCTCGAACTCGACTTCGCCCCCTTTTACGACTACTCCCCCACCATTCGCGACCCCAAAAACATCGGTAAAGGAGTTCAGTTCCTCAATCGCTACCTGTCGAGCAAGTTGTTTCAAGATCCACAGCAGACCCTGGAACTGCTGTATGAATTTTTGAACCTGCATCAATATAACGGGCTACAATTACTGATCAACCAACGGATTAAAAACCGGAGGGAATTGTCTCAGAAAGTCAAAGAAGCCCTCTCCTTTGTGGGCGATCGGCCCCCCGAGGAACCGTTTGAAAACTTCCGGTTCGACCTGCAAGTCCTAGGATTTGAACCCGGATGGGGAAATACTGCCCGTCGTGTCCGCGACACCCTAGAAATCCTCGACGAACTGATCGACTCCCCCAACGATGCCGTCCTCGAATCCTTCATCTCCCGGATTCCCATGATCTTTCGCATCGTCCTCGTGTCCGTGCATGGGTGGTTTGGTCAAGAAGGCGTGCTCGGACGACCGGACACCGGCGGTCAAGTCGTCTATGTCCTAGATCAAGCCCGCAGCTTAGAAAAACAACTGCAAGAAGAATTTAAACTCGGCGGATTGGATACATTAGGCGTTCATCCGAAAGTGATCGTCCTGTCCCGTTTAATCCCCAATGCCGATGGCACTCGCTGTAACGAACGCCTCGAAAAAATTCACGGCACAGATAATGGCTGGATTCTGCGAGTTCCCTTCCGTGAACAGAATCCTAACATGACCCAAAACTGGATTTCTCGATTTGAAATCTGGCCTTATTTAGAAACCTACGCCATTGATGCCGAAAAAGAACTCCTGGCTGAATTTCAAGGCAAACCCGATTTAATCGTCGGCAACTATTCTGACGGAAACTTAGTGGCATTCCTGTTAGCACGTCGCCTAAAAGTCACCCAGTGCAACATCGCTCATGCCTTAGAAAAATCTAAGTATCTGTTTAGTAACCTCTACTGGCAAGACCTTGATCCTCAATATCACTTTTCTCTCCAGTTTACCGCCGACTTGATCGCCATGAATGCTGCTAATTTTATTGTTAGCAGCACCTATCAAGAGATTGTGGGAACCCCGGATAGTGTGGGTCAGTATGAATCCTACGCCTGTTTTACCATGCCGGATCTCTATCATGTGGTCAACGGCATCGAGTTATTTTCTCCTAAATTTAACGTTGTTCCCCCAGGGGTGAATGAAGCGGTCTATTTTCCCTACACCCGCACCGAAGACCGCATCCCATCCAATCGGGAACGACTGGAAGAATTGCTCTTTACTGTGGATGACCCCGCTCAAGTTTTTGGAAAACTGGAAGACCCGAACAAACAAATTCTGTTTTCCGTCGCTCGATTGGACCGGATTAAAAATCTGACGGGTTTAGCGGAATGTTTTGGCCGGAGTCCTGAATTGCAAGAACGCTGTAATCTGATTCTGGTTGCCGGTAAATTGCGAACGGAGGAGTCTACGGACACCGAAGAAATCAGCGAAATGCAAAAATTGTATGGCATCATTGAGCAGTACAATTTGTATAATAAGATTCGCTGGTTGGGAGTTCGACTTTCTAAGAGCGATTCTGGGGAACTGTATCGGGTGATTGGTGACCATAAGGGAATCTTTGTGCAACCGGCTTTATTTGAAGCTTTTGGTCTGACGATTTTAGAGGCGATGGTTTCTGGGTTGCCGACCTTTGCCACCCAGTTCGGGGGTCCGTTAGAAATCATTCAGGATAAAGTGAATGGATTCTACATCAACCCGACGAATTTAGAAGAAACCGCAGAAAAGCTGCTGGACTTTGTGACCAAACATGAGCAAAATCCCCACTATTGGGATGAAATTTCCCAACGGGCGATCGAGCGGGTTTACACCACCTATACTTGGAAAATTCATACCACCCGCTTGTTGTCCCTTTCTAAAATTTACGGGTTCTGGAATTATACTTCCAAGGAAAACCGTGAGGATATGTTGCGCTACTTAGAGGCGTTATTTTATCTGGTTTACAAGCCCCGTGCTCAGGCGTTATTGGCGGAACACCGGAACCGATAGAGCAGGCATTGAACTTTTCCTAAGATAACCATTCAAGTTCTTTTGAAGGGGTGAGTCTTAAAGCTTGAGAATTAAGAATTAAACTCTAATCAGATTGATTAGATTAATTCTTAATTCTCAAGTTTAATCCCCTCTTCCGTTACCCCCGGATGTATCCCGGTCCCCTACCACGATGCTCTTACCGCCTCTCCCCTCATCACCCCTTCAGGTTCGAGCAGATCCATCATCGATTAACCCCCCCTCCCCATTCCGACTTGGCTTGAAATTCGAGAGTCTCGTTCTCACTAAAGTATTTTGAAATTTCCATAAAAGCCTGACCGCCAAAAAATCGAGTCTTGCCTCAGTTTTTGAGCGGCCAGTGATAGCAATTTGGGTAAATTTGGGTATAATCCAAAACAACTGGCTCTGCTCCGAATCCAGAAGGATCCAGAAAAATCACTTGTGCCTTCTTGTGACTGGGTATTTAAAAGCGGACGGGAGGGGGTCGTTTGAGATCCCGTGACTCAACATAAATAAAAGAGAGTAACCCAGGGGTATCCTATCAGATCCCCAAAATTAGCCAAGGACTACTATTTACATTGAGTAAATCTTGGTCTATGGTGCTAAGGGTATATTTCCATCAAAAATGGGGCCAGCCCATGATTCTCGGGTTCCTCATCGTCGGTTCAATAAGGCACTGCTATTGTCCAATTAGACGGAATGCGTGCATTGTAAAAACACAATTGCAAAAACAGGAGGGGGTGCAAGTTTTATTAAAAATATCTTTTTTAGTGCATCTGAATAGTAGTGAGCGATCGCCAATGTAGATAATCCATGACAACCGCTACTTTTTGATGATTAAGCCGAGCGATCGGTCTTGAAAAACTCCGAGTGATGAGTTTAGTATTTACCCAAACTATTCTGTAGATAGAATTCCCAAAATGGCAGAAATTAGCGACCCGAACAATCCCCAGGCGAACCATCTTCCAGGATCCTCTATTCCCGGATTAGATGAAAGCGATCCCCTAGAATCCTCTCGAACTTTAGAGGAAGAGGGGATTTTTTTAGATTTATCCTTACTGCAAATCATCCAAGGCCAAGCTGGAGATGATACGATTATTGGTTCCCTCGCCGACGATACCATCGTTGG
Coding sequences within:
- a CDS encoding sucrose synthase, with the protein product MSDLIQSVLKCDEKIDLRQFASELRTTGQQYFLRNDIVRAFSDYCTNHKKPSDFYQSSYLGKLILYTQEIILENESLCMIIRPKIASQEIFRILEDLTVEPMTVQELLDLRDRLVNQHHPNDGDVLELDFAPFYDYSPTIRDPKNIGKGVQFLNRYLSSKLFQDPQQTLELLYEFLNLHQYNGLQLLINQRIKNRRELSQKVKEALSFVGDRPPEEPFENFRFDLQVLGFEPGWGNTARRVRDTLEILDELIDSPNDAVLESFISRIPMIFRIVLVSVHGWFGQEGVLGRPDTGGQVVYVLDQARSLEKQLQEEFKLGGLDTLGVHPKVIVLSRLIPNADGTRCNERLEKIHGTDNGWILRVPFREQNPNMTQNWISRFEIWPYLETYAIDAEKELLAEFQGKPDLIVGNYSDGNLVAFLLARRLKVTQCNIAHALEKSKYLFSNLYWQDLDPQYHFSLQFTADLIAMNAANFIVSSTYQEIVGTPDSVGQYESYACFTMPDLYHVVNGIELFSPKFNVVPPGVNEAVYFPYTRTEDRIPSNRERLEELLFTVDDPAQVFGKLEDPNKQILFSVARLDRIKNLTGLAECFGRSPELQERCNLILVAGKLRTEESTDTEEISEMQKLYGIIEQYNLYNKIRWLGVRLSKSDSGELYRVIGDHKGIFVQPALFEAFGLTILEAMVSGLPTFATQFGGPLEIIQDKVNGFYINPTNLEETAEKLLDFVTKHEQNPHYWDEISQRAIERVYTTYTWKIHTTRLLSLSKIYGFWNYTSKENREDMLRYLEALFYLVYKPRAQALLAEHRNR
- a CDS encoding WGxxGxxG family protein — protein: MKSSKLSTILSATVLSAGLAIAPSILPASAQMNPGTQTNPGTDTQEVYETREGTRSVEEENDNGDWGLLGLLGLLGLAGLAGRNRQESPTYYADPARDREEVAGRSSTTYR